A stretch of the Archangium violaceum genome encodes the following:
- a CDS encoding hydroxyacid-oxoacid transhydrogenase, whose product MGCCHYYQHVGEGCDNAFTVDTSRITFGRGCLAEVGDRARALGMKRVALFTDARMARLPHFQKVHQSLSAAGLDVVVYTDVHVEPTDQSFLHAARFASEARPDGYISLGGGSVIDTCKAANLYATHPADFLAYVNAPVGEGRPVPGPLKPHIACPTTSGTGSEVTGITIFDLLSMGAKTGIASPALRPTEALIDPDCTATLPGEVVAASGLDVLSHALESYTARPYVRRPAPQRPSLRPMSQGANPWSDLGCREALRLMGLYLERGVKDAEDHEAREQLMWASTLAGIAFGNAGVHAPHGMAYAVAGLVRDFRPSGYPRDEPLVPHGMAVIVNAPAVFRYTAQVSPERHLEAAQWLGADVRGATPSDAGEVLSGKLIQIMRAVGIPNGLGGVGYGEADVAALTEGAFPQQRLLQNAPREMTRPVLTELFRQALSYW is encoded by the coding sequence CTACTACCAGCACGTCGGAGAGGGCTGCGACAACGCCTTCACCGTGGACACCTCGCGTATCACCTTCGGCCGCGGTTGCCTGGCGGAGGTGGGTGATCGCGCCAGGGCACTCGGGATGAAGCGCGTGGCCCTGTTCACGGACGCGCGCATGGCCCGGCTGCCGCACTTCCAGAAGGTCCACCAGTCCTTGAGCGCCGCCGGGCTGGACGTGGTCGTCTACACCGACGTGCACGTCGAGCCCACGGACCAGTCGTTCCTGCACGCGGCGCGCTTCGCCTCTGAGGCCCGGCCGGATGGCTACATCTCCCTGGGGGGAGGCTCGGTCATCGACACCTGCAAGGCGGCCAACCTCTACGCCACCCATCCGGCGGACTTCCTGGCCTACGTCAACGCGCCGGTGGGTGAGGGGCGTCCGGTGCCCGGCCCGCTCAAGCCGCACATCGCCTGCCCCACCACCTCGGGGACCGGCAGCGAGGTCACCGGCATCACCATCTTCGACCTGCTGTCGATGGGGGCGAAGACCGGCATCGCCTCGCCCGCGCTGCGGCCCACCGAGGCCCTCATCGATCCGGACTGCACCGCGACCCTGCCCGGTGAGGTGGTCGCCGCCAGCGGGTTGGACGTGCTGTCCCACGCGCTCGAGTCCTATACGGCGCGTCCGTACGTGCGCCGTCCCGCGCCGCAGCGTCCAAGCCTGCGGCCCATGAGCCAGGGCGCCAACCCGTGGAGCGACCTCGGCTGTCGCGAGGCGCTGCGCCTGATGGGGCTGTACCTGGAGCGCGGGGTGAAGGACGCGGAGGACCACGAGGCCCGCGAGCAGTTGATGTGGGCCTCCACGCTGGCGGGCATCGCCTTCGGAAACGCCGGGGTGCACGCACCGCACGGCATGGCCTACGCCGTGGCGGGTCTGGTGCGCGACTTCCGTCCCTCGGGCTATCCGCGGGATGAGCCCCTGGTTCCCCACGGCATGGCCGTCATCGTGAATGCGCCGGCCGTGTTCCGCTACACCGCGCAGGTGAGCCCCGAGCGCCACCTGGAAGCCGCGCAGTGGCTGGGCGCGGATGTGCGCGGCGCCACGCCCTCGGACGCTGGCGAGGTGCTCTCCGGCAAGCTCATCCAGATCATGCGCGCGGTGGGCATCCCCAATGGCCTGGGGGGCGTGGGTTACGGCGAAGCGGACGTGGCGGCCCTCACGGAAGGTGCCTTCCCGCAGCAGCGCCTGCTGCAGAACGCTCCCCGGGAGATGACCCGGCCCGTCCTCACCGAGCTGTTCCGCCAGGCGCTGAGCTACTGGTAA